TAGCGCAAGCATTCCCTTGGTATAGCTCCGTGATTTATTGCCGTTTATTGTGCGGAATGGGGAGGACGGAAGGTCGTTCCTTCGACAGAAAGTGTGATGTATGTTTCTCGCTTTTATCCGGCAGGTTGCGAACAGAAGTCACCCACAATGAGTGGCTTCCTGAGTGCACTGGAATCCTCCGGTTGGCTAAAACACATTCGATCGATACTGGATACATCGTGGTAAGTAGTGTTTATTATGCTTGTTAGCACACGCAATTAACGGGCAAACGGCTCGTTACAAACGGTTTAATGTATGCCGCTGGTACACGCTCGATTAGCGCAGGCGGATGAGGTGTGCATTGTAACGACGAAAGTAATTAACAGACAATCAATCTGACATCACGCAGGCAGAACGACAAAAAGCATTGAAACAGATAGCAATTAGAGACGATGTTCGCCATTTGATGTTAATGGACGATCTGTTGTGTCAACTAACTAATGattttcttctcgctttcattttcagcttcaTCGCAAACGCCGTTGATAAAGGtatctcggtggtggtgcattgttCCGATGGTTGGGATCGTACCGCACAAGTTTGCTCTCTGGCGGCACTCATGCTGGATCCGTACTACAGGACGATTAAAGGCTTTCAGGTAACAAATCCGTCACACCTGGTTAGGAATGGCCCATGCTAATCTATTATTATTCTCTCATATTGCAGGCATTAATCGAGAAAGACTGGCTAGCATTTGGTCACAAGTTCAGCGACCGTTGTGGACACATTCAGAACGATCCAAAAGAGGTGTCCCCGGTGTTTACCCAGCTGCTCGATTGTAGCTGGCAACTGATGCAGCAGCGCAACGATGCGTTTGAGTTTAATGAAAGATTTCTGCTGATCCTACACGATCACGTCATGTCCTGCCAGTACGGTACGTTCGTGGGCAATTGTGAGAAGGACCGGCTCGATCTCCGGCTGGCCGAAAAAACGTTCTCCCTGTGGGGCTTCATGTCAAACCATCTCAACGAGTACATTAACCCACTCTATCGGCCCGAAATGGACGAAACCATCAAGCCCAATCTGGCACCACAAAACATTAAGTTCTGGCGCGGCATGTATAGCCGGTTCGAGAGTGGCATTCATCCGCGGGAACCGCTGGAGGATCTGCTTATTGCCAGCAAGGACCATTGTACCTCGCTCGAAGATCACGTACAGCATCTAACCAAACGCATCAACAGCTTCAAGAACATGCTCTCAAAGTCGGCCAAACGGTTACAAGGAGGTGTTAGTACTGGTGGATCCCGCCACACCGACAATCGTGGACCACCAATCGAGGTGAACGATAATCGCTACAACTATGATCGCAAGCTAAGCGAACTGTCGGCCGCCGACGATGATCATCCGCTGAAGACGAGCGATTTCTCATTTTCTAATCTTTCGGTAAGGAGCAAGGCACTTGATCTGCTGTTTGCAAGCAACACACTAACCATCGTTTGACCTACTTCTTGTTACAGATCTCTGAGTACAATAACGATGTGGAAAAGGTGAACGATGAAGTCAATTCTGTGGCCGTCGAATGGAAATCGTTGCGATCGGTCGTAAACTGTCCCTCTTGTTCGATACCGTTTGATCAGATTACTAAAAAGGTTTGTCCTCGGTACTCGGAAGGTAGCAGCCGGTGTAGTAAACGATCGTTTTGGATTCTCTTTTACCCACAGAATCACTGCTGGAAGTGTGGTGAGGTGTTCTGCAACCGCTGTCTTGACAAGACCCTATCGTTGCCGGGGCATGAGAGTGGAAACCCCGTACCGGTTTGTCGGCACTGTTTCCGTCTCGTGCAGCAAGTAAGTCCGTAAAGTCTATATTACGCCCGCTGTAATTGAGCTACCGTATATTCTCTCTGGAACGGTAGGCGCGCTGGTTGCATACTTGATCCACCATTACTCTAAATCGGCTAATTTACATCGAAAAAATCACACTTTTACAATTTACATCACACATTTTCCTTGGCTCTATAAGAAACATTCTTTTAGGTTCAATCCAAACATCATCCAAAAGTTCAAAATAGCAGAATTTAAGTTAAGACCAAAGCATAGAAGGGCTAAATAGAGAACCGCTGGCTTGCATGGATCGGAAGGGGATTCATGTGCCGCGTTGAAGGGCTGTTGATCTTAGCTGTTAGTTGTTTATCATAAAATAGCCGCAACAGGCGAGCGAACCATATACATATAAATGCACATGCATTAATGCAACACAGCTGTAGAGCACCTGTGGTGAATGACATTGTTGTGGCAGTGCGGAAGCATGCATGCGAAGAGCCATGTGTATAGTCGTGAGAGCCAGAGTCAACATGATTCAACAGGCGAGCTTATTGCTTGGCACTTGGATGTATTCGATCCGATTATTAGTATGATAGCTATTAATGAGAGGCTGTATTCTTCCGTTGTGAGAATCAAAGGTAAAGTTCTCTTACTGGAGGGATTAAACAAGCGGGCATCATGGTCCCGAAAAAGCATACGCACATAAAATGCAGGCGTTACGAGTTAGGACGGTGgtttatgtttaatttatttaccgTGCGTGAGTCACTGCATAATATGATTTCACGCGAAAATGTTCCACTCTTTCCTAGATCCGTTGCCAATTCTAGTTTGCTAAgtattttcccttttattgCCTTCAGTATTGTCTCTGTATTGTTGGCTTCAGAGGAGGGGCTTTTTCTAAGCGTTTATTGATAATTCGTAagaatgaaagcaaaacaatgcaaTGCCACTACTCTTCAAAAGAACTACTTTATTACGGCGGCACTAGTGGAACACATAACTAAGCAAGGCTGCTAAAAGATAAGTGTATGTGACTAACATCACAAAAGTGTAATAAAAACTGTTGCTCTCGGTCAGCTCAATATGTTTCATGAAGAACATCCACGATAAAATGGGATACAAAATGAAGGCGAAATACAATTTTCATTCGCTGACGTGTTTTTGTTCGGCGGCTGTAGCGATAATATCACTTAAATCTATTGGCCCTGTGTGATTGAATTTCGTAACGCAATTAAATTAGTGGCAATCCGTAATCATAATTCACATCTCACTGCCGACATCCTTTTACGCCGATCGTGACATTCCAAGCGTTATAAAACCAACCGGATAGCACGGATGCCTTGCCTATTACGGAGGATTATAAAAGCCACTCTGCTATCTTCTTACTCCGTTACATCTCTTTGTGCCCTTCAGTAACTAACATGGAAGCGATTTACCTTACCATATTCACTCTGCGAGGGATCATGGCAGTAAGTTAAACAATCTATCGACCCTCTATCTACGTGTATTCACTTGCGTTGCGACTTGAAATACGTTAATTTCCGTTCTAGTTCGCGTTAGTTCTGCTTCTTGCATCGACCTTCACACATCACAGTACACTCGCAAGCCCAGCTGCAGCCGCTTTAGATGCGGTAGCATCATCAGTGAACACAGCTTCCAGTGGCGCATTAGAGACATCTTCCGATGCGACATCCATCACCGATGCACTGGGGCGCAAGATCTTTCTGCCAGTATTTCGCAACAAAAAGAACCCGGTGCTCCAGCGACGACGTGCGCAAACCCGGCCGCCAGCTACTGGGCGCCAGTAAGGATTCCGATGCCCTCGTGCCCAACGTTCGAAGGCTCGTGGCGAACCATTTAGTATGCCCTCGCGAATTGATCGAACCTCAACCGCGATCAAGACCCTTATACTACTACAGTGCGGTGGTGTGTCTATCAAAATCGTTGTTTaatctgtgtgtatgtacctTATGTTTTCATCTCACTCGTTGCCTCGAACCTCAGCAATAGTTCAAACATCGCACGTGATTGAACGCCTCTTGTTTGACCGTGTCATTATACCGGAGAACTGCCTGTTATTCTCCTGGAACTGAGCCAATGCAATGTTGCAATTTAGCGTTCCCACAATTCTGGGAATTCCGTTGCGTCTTGACGAATGCGTAAGGCGTAATACTCTGGCCGCATTTTGGTGGGCCGATCGGGGTTCAGCATGCCATAAGGAATTAGCACTTTATTGACAAATTTTTCACAGCATTTTGGGGAGCTGATCGAAAACCCGCAGTACGGTTGTCTTTGGGTAGCTCTCAAATGTTATTTATACTTTGCTAGGGTGTGTTCTCTATACACCATCTGTCGAATGGCACGTGTTTGACGTCAATTATTAGCTTCGTATGAGAAGTTTTTGTGCCATCCACAACTCAGCTTTTATGCTAAAACAGGAACTACAGAAGCGTTTTGTTCTAATTAGCCCATTTACACTAACAGGCAATGCGAAACTTGTGTGTTTGGCCAATCAATTCTTCATCATTAGATGGCGCACCAGATTGCTGAAGCTTAAAATTCGGTCAATAATTAGCAGAGTGTGATATTTGATTATAGCACAATCGAACAATCGAGTACCTTCGGCATTAGGAGATCAGTATTTCGTAATAGCGAATAACGAGCCTTGCAGCTAAATCTTGTAGCAGAATTCAGGCAACCAGCAtcattaataaataaataaaatactaTGCTTATATATTGATTCATGACTCTTTTGGTAATCTAAATCCTCGAGTTGAGGAAATGGATTGGCAAACACTATGTTCATCGATGATTGGTCTACAAAGACGAATGAACCTGGAGATGTTAATGGCACTGACCTATCCTCACCAAAACGTCCATCGATGACGATACCAATGGAGCTCGTGAGCCATCTATCCTAATACTGGAATCCGGTTCCAAGCAGTTCCGTTCACACCTTCGCTCGGCAAAGTAGTGGTGAGACCCTGCCTTTTTCTCAAATCGCTTCTGTTTACCGATAGATTTGCGTCGGCCACCGTGTCCAGAAcgcttggctgctgctacacccTCGACAGTCTCAGTGATTCAACGTGCCGGCCATATAAATGCTGCCACTAATCGATCACACGCCAACAGTCAGGTGTGAACTTTGAATCGCTCAACAGACACATTAGCCAGCCTCCGTACCAGCAGGACCCAATTTCTTGTTCTAGAGTGttgaaagtgaagtgaagtgatacttgaattgaattaaaacaaatccatcCACATATCCACAATGAACACGGTAAGAGTAAGTCGATCGGATGTTTATGGATTCGTATTAATCCCAATCGGATTCTACTCACTCTTTCGTTGCGTCCATCAGATCAGTATTGCTGTCGTTctgttggtgtttggtgctgTAGCTTGCAATTGCTACGCGATCGATTGCATGAAGATATGGGATGAGGACAGCCTAAACGAGATGCTGGAGGACCGACGACGTGTACGAGAGGCGTTGGGACTGTCGGACGAACCACTGGATTGCTGTGGGGATACCGGTAATAATAATGATCACTCGGAGGAGGATCATGAAGAtgaaggcgacgacgacaatgacgacgatgaggaaaATTCTGAGGAAGCGTCCGAGGAGAACGTGCACCAGGTGCGACACAAGCGCGATCTACCACTAAGCGATGTTCGACAGGACATTCTACTCGCAGAAGCTCAGGATGAGGCTGGCGATCTTGAGGTTGCTGAAACGCATCTCTTCCGCCCGGTGTTCCGTTACAAGTCCCAGTACACCGAGCGCCGACGAGTGCGTACACCTACCGATGGCAACAACTTCGTACCGGCACCTGGGCCTAATTGAACCGAACAGTTCCGTTGTCATCATCACTCCATCCGTGGTTTCCATCTGTACATGATTCATCTTACTGCGCATCAAACCGGTGACAATGGCCTCCCTCAGAGGAAGCAACATGCGGCCACTAACACTGTACGATTgtatattttaataaaaatagttttaaCGTTATATTTGTACAAACCAAGCGGTtttctgttgatgatgatggggaacGATGGTGGTAATAGCATGTGTATGTGGAGCTCGCATTGTTTCGCTGGTGGCTTGTGAAAATCACAAACAACTGTGAaattcgatcgcgatcgttagCGCAACTTACCTGTGTCCCTTTGTTTGCGTGTTTATACTGCTTCGTAGCCGGCCGGCAGGAAGAACTTGAAGGCAGTTTTGTTTAGGCAAGTGGcgtattaaatttaaaaaaaaaactttttcaatATATGTTTAATTCTTTTACGAATATATGATTTACAGTTCATCAAATCCTACCTAAcagttcatcatttttttggaaaaaaaattatacaaGCACTACAATCTTAATTTCACAACTCAGCATATTCTTCACATTTGGTCCATTACCATGGTCATGGTGTGATTCGCTCCATTGgtgtggcgcctccatcaggaACTGGACTCTCTAGAACCAATACAATCTATTTTTTGAGGCATCAATATTATATGTTTTCATTACTGGTTCCTAGTTGTTTAGATTTCTACAACTGCGGACTTACCTAAACGAATCTCAATTCTTGTCGCATGTGGGGTGTACGACCGTCGAGTGTCGTTACAATCTCGTATAACTGTTCTACTATGGCAACAGAAACTATTTGAGCAGATGTATTCACGAGACAAACCACCTTTGAATACAACGAATGGCGATatgggaataaaaaaaactaaaagttGTCGACTTGGTATGGTCGACTAGGGTGTTGAAGTATGTAACGCAGTAAACTGTTTAATTAAGTGTGACCTTGGATGAGTAATATCTTGCAGTTTCGGTCGTAATATAACAAAATattatgaaaattaattttgtggtcttttattctttctttGTATTGTAAAGACGTAAAGATTTCTcgcattattttattattttataatCATGATTATCATGATTATTAGTAAAAGGCTAACGGGGGGGGAAGTAGCTGGTGCAGAAGAATTGCCATCTACACACCCTTTGAGGGTATTCAGGAGTTCGTACTTAGGACCACATCGTCCAAGGAAGTCTTCATGTTCGATCCCCACTACTGTACCACCTCCAAGTCCGTACTGAGCAATGATGTTGCACTTCAGCTTGATGCTCTGCACATCATCATAGCCTACCCACTGGTTGCCGGAAACGGCGTAAGTGACCCCTCTGGCGTTATCCCAGAAGCGGGGCCATTTCTTTTCGCAGATCTCGTTGTAGCCCAGGTATCCAGCTATCTTTATGTAAGGTCCAGcgttgccaccaccagcggccggGGCTCCAATTTGCGTTTGACTCGGGTTAGCCAATGTGAATGTGTTACCGTAGAATGGAATTCCGAGATTGAGCTTGGCAGGATCGGCACCCTTGCTCAACCAGTACTTAACGCTGCTCAGAACCGACAGCTCAGGATTATCACCTGATACCGCATACACCGGAGCATGGTGTCCAACAAATTTTTCCACGTACTCATGCATATCATACGCAATCAGAGTGATGTAATCGACCACATTGGAAATAGCGGGGACGTCGTATGCTACATCTGCTAACGATTGTATAGCACCAACGGCTATTGTCAGCAGATAGCCGTACGGAGCGAAGGCAGCACGAagatcctgcagcagcagcaccaggttcGCTTTGTCCGCTGGGCTAGACTTGCCCTCTGCTTGCCATTTGGCCGGATACTCCCAATGGATGTCCATACCATTGAAGCCGTATTTCTGCAGGAACGCCACGGCGTTTCTGGCGAAGGCGGCACGCAGAGAAGGATTTGCGGCAACGATTGAGAAATTGCCAGCGATTACGTATTCATCATCCCATCCACCGATGGAGGCGATCGTTTTCAGCGAAGGATTGATCTGCTTCAGGTTTTTCACCTTGGCGATAGTGTTATAACCGCCACCATCGGGCAAATCAATCCAAGGATCGACCAGCGCGATGGTGCCATCGGTATTGATGTGGAAGTAGGCATAGTTCAATCGGGTGCACAAGTTGGGATCGATGTTCTCCGCGGTTAAACTGGCATTAGTAGGACGATGAATGGACCACGTACCGTATTGGCACACAACCTCCTCTGAAAGatggcacagagagagacaacTGTATTAGAAGAGTTCTTCCGATCTACTGCTAGACAGGAGGCATCCACTATACTTACTACTTTCAACCTGGGCTATCAGAGAAGCCCACGCGAGCAACGCGAAGAGACTAAGCAAAGCGGCTAAACTAGTCATACCTGTACCAGTAGTAACTGAATACTGAGTTCATGCTGCTAGACATTTTTGGGTCTCATTTATACTGAAAAGTGTAGCACAATCGGTTGGTTCGCTGGTACGTTTCGCAGCTGTTCATACATCGAGCATCGGCGAATCGCTGTGCTCGAGGCTGTTGCCGTGtcattgaaaagaaaaattctTCCGATCTAGTGCTAGGCACAAGGGATCCACGATATTTACTACttcatttactttttttttattgctttaacTTAAAGTAAGATCACTTCTTAGAGCTATATTTACACGCGTGACCTAACCTGGGCTATCAGAGAATCCCAAGCGAGCAGGGCGAAGAGGCTCAGCAAAGCGGCTAAGCTAGTCATACCTGTAGCAGTAGTAACTGAATACTGAGTTAGTAGTAACTGAATACTGAGGTAGCAACCGTGTATATCGGTCAACCAAACTTTTGACCCAATTTTTCTTGGTTCGCTGGTACGTTTCGCAGCTGTTTACACATGGAATTTCGGTGTATATTGCTGTGTTCGAATGTTTTACCATTGTATTGAAAGACGTCGCCTCTCGTTCGGGAGCCTGGATGCTTCTGATTGTGCCTTCGCAATCCTTATAGCACTGAAAATGCCACGATATCAATACGACCCAGCGACGTACGATACGATGTTACAATCAACGCAACATTTAGGTAGAAATGTGCACATAAACGATTGTAGCAACGTGGAATAGACACTGAATTTCAGCaaactttttattttcatatATTTATTCCATTTAAAAACAGGTTAGTGGATGTTATGTTATTCCTAGGGGTAATAGTATAAAATAACATGTTTTGTATACATATAAACAATTGggttttactttttaaaatatttgagTGTCGATCATAATCAGCAGAGTATAGagcaaatcgagaaaaaaaaactcaagaaTCTTCGTTGTGTAGGAACATCGGTCACGGCAGTACAAGGTATGGTGCGATCGTTGTTTTACATCAATATTGCCTATCATCATAGCTGGCGTTATCTTCTCTTCGTTCATGTTTAGATATCTGGTTTCACGGGCCGCTTGGCACACCATCTGGAATACTTACAAGACCGCCGCATTTAAGGTGTATGACCAGCATGGTATgattaagtttttttttccctctaaTTGGTGCAGCAATTGTATGATATGCGTATGATACAGAAAACTCTTGTTGACTGCTTCGTTACGCTTATAGATTGTGTTTTATTTGCTTAATCAAATCTATATCGGACAGGATACGTTTCTTGGCCAGTCGCAAACGGATATCTTCTCGTTGAAATAGAGGCCGGCGCCACAGCTGAACTGAGTAGCGGTTCCACCGTTGCAGACGTAGAACTTATTGCAATCGGTTGGATCCCGGAAGTAACCGTCGGCTGGGCAAACAAACCGTCCCGTTGGTTTGGCAGTGGGAGCGGCCGTAGTCGGTGCTGGCTTGACAGTTGTTGCTACCGGTGGTTTGGTCGTAACTACCGGCTTCTGTGTAGTGACTGGAGGAGGAATcgtggtggccgatggtggttAATTGGCATTCACGCATCCTTTGAGGGTATTCAGGAGCTCGTACTTAGGTCCACATCGTCCAAGGAAGTCATCATGTTCGATCCCGAATGTCGTACCACCTCCAAGTCCGTACTGGGCAATGATGCTGCACTTCAGCTTGATGCTCTGCACATCGTCATAACCTACCCACTGGTTACCGGAAACGGCGTAAGTGGCCCCTCTGGCGTTATCCCAGAAGCGGGGCCATTTCTTTTCGCAGATCTCGTTGTATCCCAGGTATCCAGCTATCTTTATGTAAGGTCCAGcgttgccaccaccagcggccggGGCTCCAATTTGCGTTTGACTCGGGTTAGCCAATGTGAATGTGTTACCGTAGAATGGAATTCCGAGATTGAGCTTGGCAGGATTGGCACCCTTGCTCAACCAGTACTTAACGCTGCTCAGAACCGACAGCTCAGCATTATCACCTGATGTCGCATACACCGGAGCATGGTGTCCAACAATATTTTCCCAGGAACCGTGCATATCAAAAGCCATCAGGGTGATGTAATCAACCATCTTGGAAATGGCGGGTATGTCGTATGCTATATCAGCTAACGATTGTGTAGCATCAACGTCTATTGTCAACAGATAACCGTACGAAATGAAAGCAGCACGAagatcctgcagcagcagcaccaggttcGCTTTGTCCGCTGGGCTAGACTTGCCCTCTGCTTGCCATTTGGCCGGATACTCCCAATGGATGCCCATACCATTGAAGCCGTATTGCTGTAAAAAAGCCACGGCGTTTCTGGCAAAGGCGGTACGCAGAGAAGGATTTGCGGCAACGATTGAGAAATTGCCGGCAACCGCGTGTGCATCATCCCATCCACCGATGACAGCGATCGTTTTCAGCGAAGGATTAATCTGTTTCAGGTTGTTCACTTTGGCGATAGTGTTATAACCGCCACCATCGGGCAAATCAACCCAAGGATCGACCAGCTTGATTGTGCCATCGGTATTGATGCGGAAGAAGGTATAGCTCAATCTGTTGCACAAGTTGGGATCGATGTTCTCCGGGGTTAATTTTCCATTAGTAGGACGGTGCATGGCCCACGTACCGTAGTAGCACACAACGTCCTCTGCAAGATGGCACGGAGAGAGACAAATGTTTCAAAGCATCCTCTGCTATGTTCCAGAATCCAGTGTTACACACGAAGGATCCACGATACTTACTACTTTCAACCTGGGCTATCAGAGAAATCCAAGCGAGCAGCGCGAAGAGACCAAACAAGGTTACTAAGTTAATCATTTCTGTACCACTGGTAACTGAATACTGCGTTCATGTAGCAACCGTTTATATCGGTCAAACCAAACTTTTGACCCAATTTTTCTTGGTACGTTTTGCAGCTGTTTACACATGGCATATCGGTGTATATTGCTGTGTTCGAATGTTTTGCCAATGCATTGAAAGACGTCGCCTCTGGCTCTCGAGTCTGGATGCTTTTGATTGTGCCTTCGCAATCCTTATAGCACTGAAAATGCTACGATATCAATACGACCCAGCGACGTACGATACGATGTTACAATCAACGCAACATTTAGGTAGAAATGTGCACAAAAACGATTGTAGCAACGTGGAATAGACACTGAATTTCAGCaaactttttattttcatatATTTATCCTATTTAAAAACTGGTTAGTGGATGTTATGTTATTCCTAGGGGTAATAGTATAAAATAACATGTTTTGTATACGTATAAACAattgggtttttcttttttaaatatatgaGTGTCGATCATAATTAGCAGAGTATAGagcaaatcgagaaaaaaaactcaagaATCTTCGTTGTGTAGGAACATCGGTCACGGCAGTACAAGGTATGGTGCGATCGTTGTTTTACATCAATATTGCCTATCATCATAGCTGGCGTTATCTTCTCTTCGTTCATGTTTGGATATCTGGTTTCACGGGCCGCATGCCACACCATCTGGAATACTTATAAGACCGCCGCATTACAGGTGTATGACCGGCATGGTAtgattcagttttttttttctttcgctctaaTTGGTGCAGCAATTGTACGATATGCGTATGATACAGAAAACTCTTGTTGACTGCTTCGTTACGCTTATAGATTGTGTTTTATTTGCTTAATCAAATCTATATCGGACAGGATACGTTTCTTGGCCAGTCGCAAACGGATATCTTCTCGTTGAAATAGAGGCCGG
This sequence is a window from Anopheles darlingi chromosome 3, idAnoDarlMG_H_01, whole genome shotgun sequence. Protein-coding genes within it:
- the LOC125957626 gene encoding uncharacterized protein LOC125957626, encoding MNTISIAVVLLVFGAVACNCYAIDCMKIWDEDSLNEMLEDRRRVREALGLSDEPLDCCGDTGNNNDHSEEDHEDEGDDDNDDDEENSEEASEENVHQVRHKRDLPLSDVRQDILLAEAQDEAGDLEVAETHLFRPVFRYKSQYTERRRVRTPTDGNNFVPAPGPN
- the LOC125957620 gene encoding probable chitinase 2 — protein: MTSLAALLSLFALLAWASLIAQVEKEVVCQYGTWSIHRPTNASLTAENIDPNLCTRLNYAYFHINTDGTIALVDPWLSVLSSVKYWLSKGADPAKLNLGIPFYGNTFTLANPSQTQIGAPAAGGGNAGPYIKIAGYLGYNEICEKKWPRFWDNARGVTYAVSGNQWVGYDDVQSIKLKCNIIAQYGLGGGTVVGIEHEDFLGRCGPKYELLNTLKGCVDGNSSAPATSPPVSLLLIIMIIMIIK
- the LOC125955656 gene encoding LOW QUALITY PROTEIN: chitinase-3-like protein 2 (The sequence of the model RefSeq protein was modified relative to this genomic sequence to represent the inferred CDS: substituted 1 base at 1 genomic stop codon), with amino-acid sequence MINLVTLFGLFALLAWISLIAQVEKDVVCYYGTWAMHRPTNGKLTPENIDPNLCNRLSYTFFRINTDGTIKLVDPWLSVLSSVKYWLSKGANPAKLNLGIPFYGNTFTLANPSQTQIGAPAAGGGNAGPYIKIAGYLGYNEICEKKWPRFWDNARGATYAVSGNQWVGYDDVQSIKLKCSIIAQYGLGGGTTFGIEHDDFLGRCGPKYELLNTLKGCVNANXPPSATTIPPPVTTQKPVVTTKPPVATTVKPAPTTAAPTAKPTGRFVCPADGYFRDPTDCNKFYVCNGGTATQFSCGAGLYFNEKISVCDWPRNVSCPI
- the LOC125957603 gene encoding myotubularin-related protein 8 isoform X1; translated protein: MAEAEPLSPSASSFKQNFDLVTPEFEVDPKVLWGRVPVPPFVSDKVVTWVEENFPHQPAAPVEFRGQNVVRKIENVRMIDRYNSKNPTVGVLYLTATHLIFVDPDANKETWVLYMHIANVEKLPLSTTGSPLLIRCKTFLSITFVIPKERECHDVYTTLTKLYQPVHIKNLYCFQYTTATKELSKATGWDYFKLESEFKRMRVPNEQWSACTLNQSYELCDTYPQQIYVPAEANTQILLGSSRFRSKGRLPALTYLHANKASICRCSQPLSGFSARCLEDEQMLETIRKTNPNYSFMYVVDTRPRINAMANRAAGKGYENEANYENIKFQFLGIENIHTMRTSLQKLIECCEQKSPTMSGFLSALESSGWLKHIRSILDTSCFIANAVDKGISVVVHCSDGWDRTAQVCSLAALMLDPYYRTIKGFQALIEKDWLAFGHKFSDRCGHIQNDPKEVSPVFTQLLDCSWQLMQQRNDAFEFNERFLLILHDHVMSCQYGTFVGNCEKDRLDLRLAEKTFSLWGFMSNHLNEYINPLYRPEMDETIKPNLAPQNIKFWRGMYSRFESGIHPREPLEDLLIASKDHCTSLEDHVQHLTKRINSFKNMLSKSAKRLQGGVSTGGSRHTDNRGPPIEVNDNRYNYDRKLSELSAADDDHPLKTSDFSFSNLSISEYNNDVEKVNDEVNSVAVEWKSLRSVVNCPSCSIPFDQITKKNHCWKCGEVFCNRCLDKTLSLPGHESGNPVPVCRHCFRLVQQVSP
- the LOC125957603 gene encoding myotubularin-related protein 8 isoform X2, with the translated sequence MDHIQTPKIENVRMIDRYNSKNPTVGVLYLTATHLIFVDPDANKETWVLYMHIANVEKLPLSTTGSPLLIRCKTFLSITFVIPKERECHDVYTTLTKLYQPVHIKNLYCFQYTTATKELSKATGWDYFKLESEFKRMRVPNEQWSACTLNQSYELCDTYPQQIYVPAEANTQILLGSSRFRSKGRLPALTYLHANKASICRCSQPLSGFSARCLEDEQMLETIRKTNPNYSFMYVVDTRPRINAMANRAAGKGYENEANYENIKFQFLGIENIHTMRTSLQKLIECCEQKSPTMSGFLSALESSGWLKHIRSILDTSCFIANAVDKGISVVVHCSDGWDRTAQVCSLAALMLDPYYRTIKGFQALIEKDWLAFGHKFSDRCGHIQNDPKEVSPVFTQLLDCSWQLMQQRNDAFEFNERFLLILHDHVMSCQYGTFVGNCEKDRLDLRLAEKTFSLWGFMSNHLNEYINPLYRPEMDETIKPNLAPQNIKFWRGMYSRFESGIHPREPLEDLLIASKDHCTSLEDHVQHLTKRINSFKNMLSKSAKRLQGGVSTGGSRHTDNRGPPIEVNDNRYNYDRKLSELSAADDDHPLKTSDFSFSNLSISEYNNDVEKVNDEVNSVAVEWKSLRSVVNCPSCSIPFDQITKKNHCWKCGEVFCNRCLDKTLSLPGHESGNPVPVCRHCFRLVQQVSP